One Sphingomonas sp. KR3-1 DNA segment encodes these proteins:
- the rsmA gene encoding 16S rRNA (adenine(1518)-N(6)/adenine(1519)-N(6))-dimethyltransferase RsmA, with translation MTSLPPLREVISKYGLSASKALGQNFLFDHQLLARIAKVPGKLDGAEVFEVGPGPGGLTRALLEGGASVTAVERDRRCIPALEELGTFFPGKLKVIEGDALEVDAPSLFEGKPHVVANLPYNVGTALLVGWLSAAWEPWWASLTLMFQKEVAERIVAGPDTEHYGRLAVLSQWRSTPRIAMNVHRSAFTPPPKVMSAVVHIVPAEAPEGVRLKTLETLTAAAFGQRRKMLRQSLKGVPGALAAMEGLGIDSARRAETVTVAEFVALAWTLSQA, from the coding sequence GTGACCAGCCTTCCGCCTCTCCGGGAAGTCATCAGCAAATATGGTCTCAGCGCGAGCAAGGCGCTGGGCCAGAATTTCCTGTTCGACCACCAGCTGCTCGCCCGCATCGCCAAGGTGCCGGGCAAGCTCGACGGCGCCGAAGTGTTCGAGGTCGGCCCCGGCCCCGGCGGGCTGACCCGGGCGCTGCTGGAAGGCGGCGCCAGCGTCACCGCGGTGGAGCGCGACCGGCGCTGCATCCCGGCGCTTGAGGAGCTGGGCACCTTCTTCCCCGGCAAGCTCAAGGTGATCGAGGGCGACGCGCTGGAAGTCGATGCGCCTTCGCTGTTCGAGGGCAAGCCGCATGTCGTTGCCAACCTGCCCTACAATGTCGGCACCGCGCTGCTTGTCGGCTGGCTGTCGGCGGCGTGGGAGCCGTGGTGGGCGAGCCTGACGCTGATGTTCCAGAAGGAAGTCGCCGAGCGGATCGTCGCCGGGCCGGACACCGAGCATTACGGGCGGCTCGCGGTGCTGTCGCAGTGGCGCTCCACCCCGAGGATCGCGATGAACGTCCACCGCTCGGCCTTCACGCCGCCGCCCAAGGTGATGTCAGCGGTGGTCCATATCGTGCCCGCCGAGGCGCCGGAGGGCGTCCGGCTGAAGACGCTCGAGACCCTCACCGCCGCCGCCTTCGGACAGCGCCGCAAGATGCTGCGCCAGAGCCTGAAGGGCGTGCCCGGCGCGCTTGCGGCGATGGAGGGCCTGGGCATCGACTCCGCCCGCCGTGCCGAGACGGTGACGGTGGCGGAATTCGTCGCGCTGGCGTGGACGCTGAGCCAAGCCTGA
- a CDS encoding phosphatase PAP2 family protein: MPSTDRLSPVPSYALLRTPPSVAPEVSANPSSEQPAAPATGFSAAQLWAAFGLSVALCLGLLWKAGLRVDPLQPGNIPYFVVLPLAFAVRPLLARTRFRWARAAADCAEYCSLFTTMALLGAVSSYPIAGLSHGWADAPLQRIDEALHFDWLAWYEATAHHRSLQILGIAAYQSIYVTPAALLTAFALRGQRGEAHRFLAAFWVAALLTLTLYWFMPAVGPLTYLWKGPIPYMPSSAIWQEQLIPALRAHQMRYVNLHELRGLVSAPSFHTASGVLYIATAWRCGRLRWPLTCLSIAMLLSVPVEGTHYFSDMLIGALVALVALYGAAKLLARFGTART; this comes from the coding sequence GTGCCCAGTACCGATCGCCTTAGTCCCGTGCCGAGCTACGCCCTTCTTCGAACGCCTCCCAGTGTAGCGCCCGAGGTTTCCGCGAACCCGTCATCCGAGCAGCCAGCCGCGCCTGCGACCGGCTTCTCCGCCGCGCAGCTCTGGGCCGCGTTCGGGCTCAGCGTCGCGCTCTGCCTGGGGTTGCTGTGGAAGGCCGGGCTCCGCGTCGATCCGCTGCAGCCGGGCAACATCCCCTATTTCGTCGTGCTGCCGCTCGCCTTCGCCGTCCGGCCGCTGCTCGCTCGCACGCGCTTCCGCTGGGCGAGGGCAGCCGCCGATTGTGCCGAATATTGTTCGCTCTTCACCACCATGGCGCTGCTCGGCGCGGTCAGCAGCTACCCGATCGCGGGGCTGTCGCACGGCTGGGCGGATGCGCCGCTGCAGCGCATCGACGAGGCGCTGCATTTCGACTGGCTCGCCTGGTACGAGGCGACTGCCCACCACCGCAGCCTGCAGATCCTCGGCATCGCGGCCTATCAGAGCATCTACGTCACCCCGGCAGCCCTGCTCACCGCCTTCGCCCTGCGCGGCCAGCGCGGCGAGGCGCATCGCTTCCTCGCTGCCTTCTGGGTCGCCGCGCTCCTTACCCTGACGCTCTACTGGTTCATGCCCGCCGTCGGCCCGCTGACCTATCTGTGGAAGGGGCCCATTCCCTATATGCCCTCGAGCGCGATCTGGCAGGAGCAGCTCATCCCGGCGCTGCGCGCGCACCAGATGCGCTATGTCAACCTGCACGAGCTGCGTGGGCTGGTCTCCGCGCCGAGCTTCCACACCGCCTCGGGCGTGCTCTACATCGCCACGGCCTGGCGCTGCGGCCGCCTGCGCTGGCCGCTGACCTGCCTGAGCATCGCGATGCTGCTGTCGGTGCCGGTGGAGGGCACGCACTATTTCTCCGACATGCTGATCGGCGCGCTGGTCGCGCTGGTCGCGCTCTATGGCGCGGCGAAGCTGCTGGCGCGGTTCGGCACGGCGCGGACCTAG
- a CDS encoding alpha/beta hydrolase, with protein sequence MASVTTQDGTEIFYKDWGSGQPLFFHHGWPLSSDDWDSQMMFFLAQGYRVIAHDRRGHGRSTQTDKGHDMDTYAADAAAVVAKLDLKDAIHIGHSTGGGEVTRYVAKFGKGRVAKAVLISAIPPTFMQSARNPDGVPKAVVDGIRDGTANHRAQFYQDITIPFYGFNREGANVSQGIRDNWWRQGMMGAAIAHWECVRVLSETEFYDDLAAIDVPVLVMHGEDDQICPFPTTGARSVKLLKHGKLISYPGLPHGMPTTHAEIINRDLLAFIKG encoded by the coding sequence ATGGCTAGCGTGACCACGCAGGACGGCACCGAGATCTTCTACAAGGACTGGGGCAGCGGGCAGCCGCTGTTCTTCCACCATGGCTGGCCGCTCAGTTCGGACGACTGGGACAGCCAGATGATGTTCTTCCTGGCCCAGGGCTACCGGGTGATCGCGCATGACCGGCGCGGGCATGGCCGCTCGACCCAGACCGACAAGGGCCATGACATGGACACCTATGCCGCCGATGCCGCGGCGGTGGTCGCCAAGCTCGACCTGAAGGACGCGATCCATATCGGCCATTCGACCGGCGGCGGCGAAGTGACGCGCTATGTCGCGAAGTTCGGCAAGGGCCGCGTCGCCAAGGCGGTGCTGATCAGCGCGATCCCGCCGACCTTCATGCAGTCCGCGCGCAACCCCGACGGCGTGCCCAAGGCGGTGGTCGACGGCATCCGCGACGGCACGGCCAACCACCGCGCGCAATTCTACCAGGACATCACCATCCCGTTCTACGGCTTCAACCGCGAGGGCGCGAACGTCTCGCAGGGGATCCGCGACAATTGGTGGCGCCAGGGCATGATGGGCGCGGCGATCGCGCATTGGGAATGCGTGCGGGTGCTGTCGGAGACCGAGTTCTACGACGACCTGGCGGCGATCGACGTGCCGGTGCTGGTGATGCACGGCGAGGACGACCAGATCTGCCCGTTTCCGACCACCGGCGCGCGCTCGGTCAAGCTGCTCAAGCATGGCAAGCTGATCTCGTACCCGGGCCTGCCGCACGGGATGCCGACCACGCATGCCGAGATCATCAACCGCGACCTGCTGGCGTTCATCAAAGGCTGA
- the purT gene encoding formate-dependent phosphoribosylglycinamide formyltransferase produces the protein MAFTAKILLLGSGELGREFVISAKRLGAYVIACDAYTGAPAMQVADAHEVFSMLDGDLLRAAVEKHKPDYVVPEVEAIRTEVLAELEAEGFTIVPSARATQMTMNRDGIREVAAVELGLRTSRYRYAESLEEVLAGAEHTGLPCVIKPVMSSSGKGQSTVRAAEDLEAAWDYAVANMRGDRKRVIVEEFVAFDYEITLLTIRTREGVLFCPPIGHRQERGDYQESWQPAAMSAQAIADAQEMARKVVDDLGGHGIFGVEFFVKGEEVIFSELSPRPHDTGMVTLISQNLSEFDLHARAVMGLPIPAITLHGASASAVILADRASEILSYAGLAEALATEGGDVDVRIFGKPNSRPYRRMGVALALAGDTDAARRVAAEAAAKIRIDYGA, from the coding sequence ATGGCGTTCACGGCGAAGATCCTGCTCCTCGGCTCGGGCGAGCTCGGCCGCGAGTTCGTGATCTCGGCCAAGCGGCTCGGCGCCTATGTGATCGCGTGCGATGCCTATACGGGGGCGCCGGCGATGCAGGTGGCGGACGCGCACGAAGTGTTCTCGATGCTCGACGGCGATCTGCTGCGCGCCGCGGTGGAGAAGCACAAGCCCGACTATGTCGTGCCCGAAGTCGAGGCGATCCGCACCGAAGTGCTCGCCGAGCTGGAGGCCGAGGGCTTCACCATCGTCCCCTCCGCCCGCGCGACGCAGATGACGATGAACCGCGACGGCATCCGCGAGGTCGCCGCGGTCGAGCTCGGCCTGCGCACCTCACGCTATCGCTATGCCGAGAGCCTGGAGGAAGTGCTGGCCGGCGCCGAGCACACCGGCCTGCCCTGCGTAATCAAGCCGGTAATGTCCTCCTCGGGCAAGGGCCAGAGCACGGTGCGCGCCGCCGAGGACCTCGAGGCGGCCTGGGACTATGCGGTGGCGAACATGCGCGGCGACCGCAAGCGCGTGATCGTCGAGGAGTTCGTCGCCTTCGACTACGAGATCACCCTTCTGACGATCCGTACCAGGGAAGGCGTGCTGTTCTGCCCGCCGATCGGCCACCGCCAGGAACGCGGCGACTATCAGGAGAGCTGGCAGCCGGCGGCGATGTCGGCCCAGGCGATCGCCGATGCACAGGAGATGGCGCGCAAGGTGGTCGACGATCTCGGCGGCCATGGCATCTTCGGCGTGGAGTTCTTCGTGAAGGGCGAGGAAGTGATCTTCTCCGAGCTGTCGCCGCGCCCGCACGACACGGGCATGGTGACGCTGATCTCGCAGAATTTGAGCGAGTTCGACCTGCATGCGCGCGCAGTGATGGGGCTGCCGATCCCGGCGATCACGCTGCACGGCGCCTCGGCCTCGGCAGTGATCCTGGCGGACCGGGCTTCGGAGATCTTGTCCTATGCCGGGCTCGCCGAAGCGCTGGCGACCGAGGGCGGCGATGTGGACGTGCGGATCTTCGGCAAGCCCAATTCGCGGCCCTATCGGCGGATGGGCGTGGCGCTGGCACTGGCGGGCGACACCGATGCGGCACGGCGAGTCGCGGCCGAGGCGGCGGCGAAGATACGGATCGACTATGGCGCCTGA
- a CDS encoding tetratricopeptide repeat protein — protein sequence MRFTAIGAAGALMLLSVSTSLMAQRADNLIDPRSVELVKQGRAAFAAGNADGASDMLESALVVDPRNRDAYLVLAEVARAKGLPGKAIRLYREALSLEPNDTAALRGQGEAMVAKGAMERAKENLGKIEKLCAKSCGDATQLSAAIAKGPPVTTAQAEPAPNAAPTAKP from the coding sequence ATGCGGTTTACTGCGATTGGGGCGGCGGGTGCGTTGATGCTGCTCTCGGTTTCCACCTCGCTGATGGCGCAGCGTGCGGACAATCTGATCGATCCCCGCTCGGTGGAACTGGTCAAGCAGGGCCGCGCCGCGTTCGCCGCCGGCAATGCCGATGGCGCCAGCGACATGCTGGAGAGCGCGCTGGTGGTCGATCCGCGCAACCGCGATGCCTATCTGGTCCTCGCCGAAGTCGCCCGTGCCAAGGGCCTGCCCGGCAAGGCGATCCGGCTCTACCGCGAGGCGCTGAGCCTCGAGCCCAACGACACCGCGGCGCTGCGCGGCCAGGGCGAGGCGATGGTCGCCAAGGGCGCGATGGAACGCGCCAAGGAAAATCTCGGCAAGATCGAGAAGCTCTGCGCCAAGAGCTGCGGCGATGCCACCCAGCTCTCAGCAGCGATCGCCAAGGGCCCGCCGGTCACCACCGCCCAGGCCGAACCTGCCCCGAACGCGGCGCCCACCGCCAAGCCCTGA
- the guaB gene encoding IMP dehydrogenase, whose amino-acid sequence MDIPLGLTFDDVLLYPGESEVLPSMADTRTRVSRGLWLNIPILSSAMDTVTEADMAIVMAQLGGIGVLHRNLDIEEQVEAVRLVKRFESGMVVNPITMAPTGTLAEARALMAQHKISGVPVVEANGKLAGILTNRDVRFAERPDQLVSELMTHENLVTVRAGVSSEEARRLLHARRIEKLLVVDDAYRCVGLITVKDIEKAVNYPNATKDETGRLCVAAATTVGDKGFARTEALVDAEVDLIVIDTAHGHNVEVSRAVERVKKLSNRVQVIAGNIATAEAAKALIGAGADGIKVGIGPGSICTTRVVAGVGVPQLTAVMEAANEAAKHDVPVVADGGIRTSGDVAKALAAGASTAMIGSLLAGTEEAPGETFLYQGRAYKSYRGMGSVGAMARGSADRYFQQDVKDQLKLVPEGIEGQVAFKGPAKDVIHQLVGGVKASMGYVGAGTIPEFQKKARFVRITNAGLRESHVHDVTITREAPNYPTR is encoded by the coding sequence CCTCTACCCGGGAGAATCCGAAGTCCTGCCGAGCATGGCGGACACCCGCACGCGGGTAAGCCGCGGCCTCTGGCTCAACATCCCGATCCTGTCCTCGGCGATGGACACCGTCACCGAAGCCGACATGGCGATCGTCATGGCCCAGCTCGGCGGCATCGGCGTGCTCCACCGCAACCTCGACATCGAGGAGCAGGTTGAGGCGGTCCGCCTCGTCAAGCGCTTCGAGAGCGGCATGGTCGTCAATCCGATCACCATGGCGCCCACCGGCACGCTGGCTGAGGCTCGCGCGCTGATGGCCCAGCACAAGATCAGCGGCGTTCCCGTGGTCGAGGCGAACGGCAAGCTCGCCGGCATCCTCACCAACCGCGACGTCCGTTTCGCCGAGCGTCCCGACCAGCTCGTCTCCGAGCTGATGACGCACGAGAACCTCGTCACCGTCCGCGCCGGCGTCAGCTCGGAAGAGGCGCGTCGCCTGCTCCATGCCCGCCGCATCGAGAAGCTGCTGGTCGTCGACGATGCCTATCGCTGCGTCGGGCTGATCACGGTGAAGGATATCGAGAAGGCGGTGAACTACCCCAACGCGACCAAGGACGAGACCGGCCGCCTCTGCGTCGCCGCCGCCACCACGGTCGGCGACAAGGGCTTCGCGCGCACCGAAGCGCTGGTCGATGCCGAAGTCGACCTGATCGTGATCGACACCGCCCACGGCCACAATGTCGAGGTCAGCCGCGCCGTCGAGCGCGTGAAGAAGCTCTCCAACCGCGTCCAGGTCATCGCCGGCAACATCGCCACCGCCGAAGCCGCCAAGGCGCTGATCGGCGCGGGCGCGGACGGCATCAAGGTCGGCATCGGCCCGGGCTCGATCTGCACCACCCGCGTCGTCGCCGGCGTCGGCGTGCCGCAGCTCACCGCAGTGATGGAAGCCGCCAACGAAGCCGCCAAGCACGACGTGCCGGTGGTTGCCGATGGCGGCATCCGCACCTCGGGCGACGTCGCCAAGGCGCTTGCCGCCGGCGCCTCGACCGCAATGATCGGCTCGCTGCTGGCGGGCACCGAGGAAGCGCCGGGCGAGACCTTCCTCTACCAGGGCCGCGCCTACAAGTCGTACCGCGGCATGGGCTCGGTCGGCGCGATGGCCCGCGGCTCGGCGGACCGCTATTTCCAGCAGGACGTCAAGGACCAGCTCAAGCTCGTCCCCGAGGGTATCGAGGGCCAGGTGGCGTTCAAGGGTCCGGCCAAGGACGTGATCCACCAGTTGGTCGGCGGCGTGAAGGCCTCGATGGGCTATGTCGGTGCCGGCACGATCCCCGAGTTCCAGAAGAAGGCCCGCTTCGTCCGCATCACCAATGCCGGCCTGCGCGAGAGCCACGTCCACGACGTGACGATCACCCGCGAGGCGCCGAACTACCCGACGCGGTAA
- a CDS encoding RsmB/NOP family class I SAM-dependent RNA methyltransferase yields MNPAARLQAAIDLLDRITAAARDQGGSADTIIARWFAERRYAGSKDRRAIRELVYDAIRMLGERPETGRAAMLALVARRPELTELFDGSPYGPAPIAPDEPVAEAGVLPAWLAEAFTASGLDADEQAALLERAPLDIRVNTLKADPAAIQAQISGAVPLPCLAAGLRVPSDTPVEQLPAYKDGALEVQDAGSQFVSLAAGVERGQHVVDLCAGGGGKTLALAAAMANHGSILACDIDRPRLSRLMPRAERAGVGIVETRLLNPNQESAMLADQAGRADVVLVDAPCSGTGTWRRNPEARWRLNPQRLDRYVATQAAILDIAADLVRPGGTLVHVVCSLLDAEGAGQAEAFLDRHPGWTAEPLALGAGTPRGPGLRFTPLRDSTDGFFVARMRRP; encoded by the coding sequence ATGAATCCCGCAGCCCGCCTCCAGGCCGCGATCGACCTGCTCGACCGGATCACCGCTGCCGCCCGCGACCAGGGCGGATCGGCCGACACGATCATCGCCAGATGGTTCGCCGAGCGCCGCTATGCCGGCTCGAAGGACCGCCGGGCGATCCGCGAGCTGGTCTATGATGCGATCCGCATGCTCGGCGAGCGTCCCGAGACCGGCCGCGCCGCGATGCTGGCGCTGGTTGCCAGGCGCCCCGAGCTGACCGAGTTGTTCGACGGCTCGCCCTATGGCCCCGCGCCGATCGCACCCGATGAACCCGTCGCCGAAGCGGGCGTGCTGCCGGCCTGGCTGGCGGAAGCCTTCACCGCCTCGGGCCTCGATGCCGATGAGCAGGCCGCCCTGCTGGAGCGCGCCCCGCTCGATATCCGGGTCAACACGCTCAAGGCCGATCCCGCGGCGATCCAGGCCCAGATCTCCGGCGCCGTGCCGCTGCCCTGCCTGGCCGCGGGCCTGCGCGTGCCCTCGGACACGCCGGTCGAGCAGCTGCCCGCCTACAAGGACGGCGCGCTCGAGGTGCAGGATGCCGGCAGCCAATTCGTCAGCCTCGCCGCCGGTGTCGAGCGCGGCCAGCACGTCGTCGACCTGTGCGCCGGCGGTGGCGGCAAGACGCTCGCGCTGGCCGCCGCGATGGCGAACCACGGTTCGATCCTTGCCTGCGATATCGACCGTCCCCGGCTTTCCCGCCTGATGCCGCGCGCCGAGCGGGCAGGGGTGGGCATCGTCGAGACCCGGTTGCTCAATCCCAACCAGGAAAGCGCGATGCTTGCCGACCAGGCCGGCCGCGCCGATGTCGTGCTGGTTGATGCGCCCTGTTCGGGCACGGGCACCTGGCGCCGCAATCCCGAGGCGCGCTGGCGGCTCAATCCGCAGCGGCTCGACCGCTATGTCGCCACCCAGGCCGCGATCCTCGATATCGCCGCCGACCTCGTCCGTCCCGGCGGCACGCTGGTCCATGTCGTCTGCTCGCTGCTCGATGCCGAGGGGGCGGGGCAGGCCGAGGCGTTTCTCGATCGCCATCCGGGCTGGACCGCCGAGCCGCTGGCGCTCGGCGCCGGCACGCCGCGCGGCCCCGGACTTCGCTTCACCCCGCTAAGGGACTCGACCGACGGCTTTTTTGTCGCGAGGATGCGCCGGCCATGA